A region of the Phyllopteryx taeniolatus isolate TA_2022b chromosome 9, UOR_Ptae_1.2, whole genome shotgun sequence genome:
TGCGGGTTACCTGGTAGAGCAGATAGGTGGACTCCACCAGCTCGGGTCTGAGGGGGTAAAAGAGGACATCGGGAGCCTGCCGCTGCCAGTTGTACCTCTCTGGCAAAGCCCCGAAGCGTTTCCAGATGGCGTAGTAGAAAGCGTGGAGGCAAATGGCATTTTCCACATCACCATTTAGCACCTAAAACAAACAGCACAGCCCAAATTGTATTTCTTAAGAgttttcgccccccccccccaaaaatacaattttgcagTGCTTTTGTGCGTACACACGCTGACCTGCAGCCCGGGAAAGAAGGCCTGCAGGGAGTCTATCCACGTGTTCATGATCTCCCCGCTCATCATGTTCACATTGACGTAGAGGGGCGGGTCGCCTTCTCCTTCGTTGCACGACTCTCGCCTACGGGAATGTCAAGAATAGGCTTGTAATGCAGCTAACCGGGCAAGCGACAAGACCAGAGAGTTTCGCTCGTGTTGTCAACGGGGGTCCCTCACCCTCGCCTCAGGTGGTTCTGGATGCTCTCGTAAGCAGCTTGGAACATGGCGTAGTCCTCCTTCTCGCCGAATAGGATGTACGACTTGAGCAGATACTCGTAGAAGGAGTCCATGCCGGCGCCCAGACCGCTCTGCTTGCCCACCCAGTGGCCCGTTTGGATGTTGACAATGTTGCCTGATCAGGCAAACGAATCACAACGCGACAAGTATGTACGTGGCGCTCCAAAATCTCAGGCCACGGACCACGTGGTCATCCCTCCTACGGACGCTTGGAGTCATCGCGTTTGCTGGCGCATTGTCAAACAGAGCAAGACATTTTCTCAACTTTAGATTGCTCagtcatttgtaaaaaataggaaattgtgcacatttggaCATAGGAGGATGTAAAACGGCTGCACTGATTTGGGGAATATTGgcatggaaaatgtggaatactgaaaaatagGGGAATTTttgaatgtggggaaaaaaaatgccacaaatgaGCTGAACATGTTTAAGTTGTAATGGTTGGAATCGGTTAACTACGGAGAGAGATGAAAGGATGAGTTaaatttggaaaagaaaatattcatttcagtgggattATTTTCATGAGAAATGTGGAACTTCAAGAAGAGTGGAAACTTTTGAACTTTTGTTGGGCGAAATGCTTCCAAAAATGATTTGTGAACACTGTACTGTACCTAGCAGACCAGTTTCGCTGTTCCTCAGCTTCCAAAGGGCTCGGACAGCTTGTCGGGCCACGGATTCAAACGTGGAGTCTCCGGTCAAGCGGCTCAGAATTCCAAACTCCACCAGCAGAGATCCGGCTCCCGCAGTACACGTCTCGTTAATGCTGCCGGACGGGACTCCGGTTTTTAGATTCACCTGCAAtccgaaaaaagaaaataaatatgagcAATGACGAAGGGCGGACGTGAGGGCCGAGGTGCGTCCAACTCGCCCGAGGGTAGGGGATGCCCGTGCTGGTGTTCTCGAAGGCCGGCAGCAGGCGCACGGCCAGGTCGTGAGCCAAGTGCAGCAGCTGGTTATCGTAGCCCTCGAAGCTCACCCTGCCGAACGGATGCTTGGGGTCCGTGAGCAGAATGTGAGCCGAGATGAGGCTGCCTAAGATCCTTCACCAAACGAGACAAGTAACAATCATTCAAAGAGATGGATTGTGTGgggttttttcacattttaaaagaattCTCAGTCAGTCTGGGCAATAATGGCTTTGAAATAcaatctcagattttttttccccccctctttggttgtagaaaaatcaaatgtcaatggcattattcaaaacaagttattttCCTCCCTTTGAAAAAGTTGCTTTATTTCTtctgataccaaacaagcttaGAAATTCTTTCTTGCCCACATAAATaatgtatttccccccccccacacagaatagaaaaaaagtgcttctttTTCCTTTCCACGGCTCGaaagcacatacctcgggtcgAACGTTTCGAACATGTCGATAAATGACTGCTTTTGCAACATAAAATAGGTGATTGACTTCGTGATTGCCTTTCCAGTCATAagcaaatgtgaaaatgatttcaCGCATTGCCCGTTTCTAATCACTTTTTTCAAAACCAGTCGCTGGAGGGCTCAGACATTTTGCCAAATTAGCAACACTGACTCTGCGCTTTTGGtaagcatacagtatgtaaaaggcttttcctgacttttgggGTCAATTTTGAGGGTGAACAGAGCgaattatacacgagaaattgcagTGTATATACACTTGCACCTGAGGTATTcatgaaacaaaatgtgtattattgtgCCTGTAGTTTTGCAGCGTGTACCTGATGTTGGCCTCAAAAACCTGCACCGTCGAGTCCTTGTCAAAAGACACGGTGTCGATAACCAGCTCGACGGCCCGCCGGAACTCGGAGACATTTCCGAGCACCTGAGGGGAGGAACTCCGAATGAGATCTTTGGCTGCGTGGCATcattcaaatttcaaataaaaaacaaacaaacaaacaaaaaacacacacaagaaactGCGTACTGAGAGAACAAAATGACTTACCAGTAAGGTGTCTAAGGCGTCAATGAGCGTTAGCGAGTAGTCTCCCAAAACGTCGTTGATGTTGATGTTGGAGCTGAAATTCAAGGCAAAATAAGCATAAACAATCATTAACAAAGCATGTATGCATTGGataattgatcttttttttcttgatgatttttttctcgTTAAgagtcgcgggtgagctggagactatATGCCAGGTGACTTTGGGAGAGAAAGAGTTGTAAtgtaatatgcatgtttttggaacaagTTCGTAATCCGACAATCATTCAGGCACGGcacacaatgaactagtttacGCGCCTCTTGCACGCTGACGTCTCATCATCTATTTAGTTCTCAGAGTTGTGTGTAAcgcaaatatatacacacaaatacagcgAGCACAGTGTAAACGCTTCTTGTTTGTcgaatgtgttgtgttttattcTTGTGTTCCAAAGACATTCAAAAATGAGTTTGTCAATGATGTTATGCTAGAACCCGTAGTGTCGCTGATCCAAACATGAGCTGTCACGACAGCAGTAATACCGAAAGAAGTGGCTATTTCTGGTATGTGCAATAAGTGAGGAGATTCTGGGTGGTTAACTCCCCCCCGTTATTCTCGTTATTGCTTGACAATAGACGgtacttttttcatttcaaatgaatcGACATTACGTTAAAGTAAGAGTAAGTTAGTATtctagggaaaaaaatgtgggcGATGGTGTGCAGTTCTACTTAAAGTTTAACACTATAAGTACTCAGTGTGCATTGAAATAGGCCCTCTGTTTGactgtttatgttttttaacaTTCCTGTATTGATAGTTGAATAAATAACACTTTCATTTACATGCTCAATCCATGAATGTTTCATATCAAAATTACCAGTATAATGTATGTGTATGCTACACCAGGAACACTGAATATTTTGGAGCGTCAACTGACACTTACAATGATATGCAGCCATGTCCCAATAAGATTCccataaattgttttttgtgcAACTCaagacgtgtttttttttttgtttgtttgtttatttattgtaaatagtcTTTGCTGTTACGATATTCTTCTTTGTTTAGCTAGGTCCACCGCTGACAGGTTAGGAACTTCGTCAGCTTGTtactagaggtgcaacaattaatggacagctaatcgattatcaaattaatcagcAACTATTTGGATAATTGATTCATTGTTTTGAGCTCTTGTTTAACTTGAAACTGTCagaatcctcagaatttcagcctctgaaCAGTAAACATTCAaggatttctgtagtcctccgcGAAAGCAGAACGCTTACCTTTGTGTTCaatcaaaacaacacatttgcaaATTTGCTTTTActctttttgtctattttttgacgttgcagaccaaaccagtaactcaatcataatcaatttgtgCTTTTACATTTCCTGCAGtccattttttggtttttttgataAAGTGACGGAAATAACATTTGTTTATGTAATTCTTTGATTCATCTGAAGGGAAAAAATAATCGTGAGTTGCAGCCCTCGTTGAGTCATAACGTGCAGGGCTCTTAATTATTCCCGtatttgatttgaaatgcaAATGATATAGACGTTACGCGTTATGTTCCAGCCCAAAATGACCTCTGGGAATTTTGTGGCCGACTCACGGGTTCTGTACGTCCGGACCCCTACCCTCGCAGTCAATTGGGTTGAGCTCGTCTTTGGGGAAAGCATATTTCATGTAGTTGTCATAACCAAAGTAGAACATTTCTCTGGCCTTCTCCTTCATGGTGGCTTTCAACGTGCCCGGGAAGGAGCTGTATCTGCGGACGTAGTCGTCCTTGTTGCCGTCGAAGAAGCTCAGGTAGGACCTCTTCGGGGACTCCCCCGCCACCTTGGCACACATCCCGGGGGTCTCCTCATGTTTGTAGCCGCTTATCCGCTGGGACCACGAGTCGCCGCCTTTCCTCTCCCCGGTCGAGGGCTCCTTGGCACCGCCGCCGTAGTGGCTGGTGCCCAAGCTAACATACGCGGTGAGTCCCAAGGCGAGCCACAAACTGACAGACAGTCTCAGCACGACCACACCGACTACTAGCGACCGCCATTGCATCTTTGCTCCGGCTCGCTGTTAAAACGCATAATTTGGGTGCGTACACCTGCGCGGAGAAAACGAAAGCGATTTCTTAAGCCGCAAGTTTGGTGGCTGCTGTGTCCTCGTCCACACGCTTCCTGTCAACAAACCAGCCCCTCCCAAGATCCGGGCCAGTGATTGGAGTTCTCACTGTGACGTTAACCTATTCCGTACAATGATTTGTCAGAAAAGCTGTCCATCACGTAAGCTGTGTTTCGACACTGCCGACGTGTTCAACATGCGAGCCAATAGGAAACAGCCAAATGCGTGACAGCTGTGAAACACGTTGCTTTCATTTACATCCGGGATCCCGGCACTTGGGggtccgcaaaataatttgcaataaattttaactttgaacaattttttaaaaagtgcatacctacatTTGGGGACCTGTGGCCAATGAGGCGAAATAAGCTAATTACTCCTTCCTACCTTacctttgggccaattaaaaagTTATGTGATTGCAATAAATCACATCAATCTGACATCCTTACATGAGTCAGTCACGTCattgcttttcttttaataaaatgCCTATTATTACAGAAAGAAAGGTGTGGGGGGTTTTCAGCAACAAAGGACGTACAATAAAcggttccatttttttttctcaagagaATAAAGGTGTCTTTTCCGGAATAATAGACGTAttattaagagaataaagttgaatttttttgaacttttttcccctggttaaaagtttattttaatattcttGTAATATCTGTTACCCTTGCGTGGGGTCCGGTTAGGGCGGGGCCTGGTGATTGGTGGTTGTGACGTCAGCAAAAAATGAAAGCGCCACATCAAACTCATttactgccagccttcccagtagTGATGGGGACGGcggttcttttgagtgtactgaattcGTTCAAAATAGTCATTaaccgaatcgttcagttctttttttttcaccaaatcattcaagtgcttcctcactcatttaatgatccatccccGAGGTTCACGcaacacgttcaccgaaggactatgcgttgttgttgtcatgtattgtaaactaggaaaggtcGGGGggaaaagtaattaaaaaatataaataaataaactcatctacccatctctctctctgtaagatctggcccccgggccaccagtttgacacctctgcctTTGCGTGTCTTGAGAAGTGCTATAGAAGTTTaatgtgttgttattattaatattatgaaataaaaagctttaataatcgcattagagacacatggaattatatgtatgtgtacgtcaaaacatgtattattcatttacatttattttcaatatgtgtgcttgttttcatgtgcttgactggctcaacattagccgttagcttgaagaaacggctgctagtgaaagctatccccacGTCAGGACTTGCgcttaaaatcactcatgagtacgttcactgcgtagtacgtcgttccttgcgcaaaccaATCACTGGTCGTACTAGTaactagtacatcgctccttagcggatcacaaatAAAGAAGTtccacgaacgaatcactcttcagttcctcagtacaccagttcactgaacgaatcactcaattcacttaagtccctcccccgcttgcacggcgctgcctgacgctggctgctcattggtcattcgccgaagtgagtgacaacgctggcggatcagaacgcttcagcagttccgtttccgctcacAGCCGACTTGCTTGCCTGACGGCGGCGGGTGGCGGCCAAGATAAAAGAACGAATAATTTCAGAAACGGATTCGGTTCagattcgttcttctgaacgaaaacAACACtacttcccagttaacatggataatTGACTTCTAAagtcgtcaatggcagtgaatgttttaAGCTTCAACGTTGCCTCCGTTGTCGCCGATGGCAGCTTTTGTATGAATGCACATTTTGTTAGCGCAGTGCATTAGCGGCTGCGTCATCCTTGACCAAATGAGGATATTGCTTtataatattgtgactttttcttggaaaaacaaCTTTGTTGTCATAGAATACGTTTTTCTTGAGAAAAATACCACTTTattcataactttttttctctacaaaatataaatttgtCATCATCACGTgacttttttctcaattttttttttaggaagtaTATTATATATGGCCAAAAATTGAGTCCAATATTTTAGATCGCTGCTGGTGGCTAATAATTATTTGGATTATTTACATGATTTATTCAACTGCAGGAATCACTGGCAGGCCATTCCGAAGTAGCCATTTTGAAtcagatgtaaaaataaaaaaatattatttgcaaTTAACCAATTACACAAAATGTTATATTAATATGTAAATTTGTTTAACTACAGATTTAATGggataaatagattttttttttttttaattttgtgagcCAATTTTAGGGGGGAGAAGAACATATAAAtttatgcaacaaatattacacgTCTCTTGAAAATGTAACTGCTTGGTGGGCCTGACTAAAGAATAGAGTTGGGCGTCTGTGGCTCCGGGGCCATActttaccccccacccccttccctcAAGTTAGCCATAGCACGCtctaacaagaaaaaaaaaacacacaatatagTGCATATATTAGAAAGCAAgcctttaattgaatacattgaagtgattggtgtctttttttccccccgtagGCACACACCTCGCATGCCGTGTTGCTTCAGTTGAGACGTTTGCGCAAGGCACTTTAAATTCCGCCACACTCACAGCACGAAAGATTGCTGGGAGCCTTACTTTTTACAAAACAGAgcacagtatacacaacacaacCCTGCagcagagttcctttttttgatCATTCGGACTTTAAATAGAATCACATATTCATACGCGCAATTGctgttaaaaatcaaacaagctGGATACTATTTTTACAGATCTGCTTGACTACATAATTATCGAAAATAATGTACATGGAGGGAAAAACagattagcaaaaaaaaaaaaaaaaaatttaaaaggctGCTTTACCATTTCAACCAAAACATTATCATAAGCCACATCATCCAAGTGTACAGGACAAATAATGCCAATTACATGTCATTCATTTGGTATCAGGATTACATTTTGGGGGTAGTGCATTCCCAGAGAGTTTGTGGGTAAGTGgtacaaatggaaaaacaaaaaaaaaagcagaagagTGCATCTGGTGAGTTAAGGACACGTCTGACGTGGCATGACGGTTACATGGCAAACAGCTGGCGTCAACATCTTTCCCCTCATCGTTTTCAGCTCCTCCTGGACTTTGAGTGCTGAATGAGCCACTGAAGGGTGATATCTGGAACATgcacagaaaacaaacattccGAATGATAGCAGTCATTCGAAAGATGCGACTTCTTTTCTCAACTCACCaatgttgtctttttctttgcAAGAAACGGAGTAGCAGCATATCTCCCTGTCCTGAATGGCTGACAGATTCCTAAAAAAGGAAGAGTTGGTTTTGAACAAACacgaaaatatatacagtgcttAAAAAACATACTAGACCAGATCGTTATTGTCATCTGAAAGAAAATTGGGACGTTTCTTGATGAAGATGTCAAATTATAGTTATTGACTTGAATTGCTCAACGTAAACATAAGTTTTGCTGGTTGAACGTGATcccaccatccatttttttatatcgCTTGTCATGATCACagtgtgctggaacctatccccgcCGACCTTTAGCGAGAGAAGCGGGGTCAACCCTGAACTTATCGgcaatcaatcacagggcacagccatccattttctatagcggttgacctcattagggtcagcgggtgagctggagcctatgccagtcgacttcgggcaagagtgaaagagagagaaatgtTGAGCGattgcaaaatcatttttttcctgaacaAGCCCCTTttcacagtaacttgaacaatagctgaacaaactattatccttgacttctgatctCTAaattagttatccatcaatttgtgtatatgtgataATATGTTGAaccaattaaatatttatatggtttcatagtcataatggccctccgagggaaaccatgacgacaatgtggcctgtgacaaatgATATGTTATTATGTGATATAAGGTGAGCTGGACTGTAAGCCAGCCGTTTTTGGCGAGAGAAGTGGGGTCCGCCCTGGGCAAGGCACATTtagaccaacaaccattcacactcacattcacgcatatggacaatttagtcttaaatgaacctaacatgcatgttttgggggtgtgggaggaagctggaatacCCGAAGAAAAACCCCCACAACACATGGATTCGAACCCGGAACCTCTGACTATGATGCAGACACTCTAACCCCACGTAGTTACGGGCTAAGCAGAACTTTGCCATAAACCGCCGAGCCCCCTGAAGTGTTGCCTTACATTTTCTCAATGAGCTGTTTTTCATCTAAAGCGGTGGGCAGGTCTCTTTTGTTCCCCAGCACCAAAACCTATCGAGACAAGACGAGTGACACTTAGTGGAGCAGGTTGTCACAGATTTTTAGTATGTGGTGCCGGTGTGGAAAGAGATACTCACGGGGATCCCTTGCAACTGAGATTTGTCTAATAGATTGTGAAGCTCGTTCCTCGACGCCTCCACCTTATCTCGGTCTGCTGCATCCACCATGTATCTGAAAGTGAGCACCACGGAGCAGTACGGTTCATTTCAGCTTTCGAAACCCTCACCGGGTTTGCGTTTCCAAGGCAACGGGTCTTGTTTATATCACTGTATCGCATTATATTTGCGACTAGCTCGACATAACAACAGTGTGACACAGTCAAAAGCATCTACCAGAGATGCCAAGATTGGAGGATAATAAAAACGTGCCTCTAAAAATCACCAGTGTGTGTATGAAACCTGCGCAGGATAAATTCTAAATtctattaattaaattaatttaagttATTACTATAAATGTATTTGCCTTCTTTTGCAACACtcattacatttgtaaaatgctATATGAGATTAAAGaaatttaagggaaaaaaatgtatttttattattaaaataatttagtaTTTTGCCTACTTGCAAAGGGCTAATATCGGGCGATTAATCGGTCACTCGTATGACAGTTACAACTGTTAAAATTTACTGAAAATTGACTGCAcaagagattttttatttatagattttttttatccatccaatGGGACAAATTTCTTCCAAATATAATTCTAGGCCCACCATGTAGGTATCGGTACCACATCAGAAGGCTCCCATAAAGCGGTACTATTTGAATCACAGGGTAACCTCCTTAAGTAGTACTTACACAATGGCGTTGACACCCCGACAGTAGCGCTCCCACATGCTCCGAAACCGCGGCTGCCCTCCAATGTCCCAGATCTGCAGAGAAAATGTGCCGCCACTTCCTCTTTGtagaaacaacacaaaaattgaattctcccaaaaaaaaaagccggaTGCTGGAAATACCGACCTTGATGGTGACGTTTCCTTTAG
Encoded here:
- the edem1 gene encoding ER degradation-enhancing alpha-mannosidase-like protein 1, which codes for MQWRSLVVGVVVLRLSVSLWLALGLTAYVSLGTSHYGGGAKEPSTGERKGGDSWSQRISGYKHEETPGMCAKVAGESPKRSYLSFFDGNKDDYVRRYSSFPGTLKATMKEKAREMFYFGYDNYMKYAFPKDELNPIDCEGRGPDVQNPSNININDVLGDYSLTLIDALDTLLVLGNVSEFRRAVELVIDTVSFDKDSTVQVFEANIRILGSLISAHILLTDPKHPFGRVSFEGYDNQLLHLAHDLAVRLLPAFENTSTGIPYPRVNLKTGVPSGSINETCTAGAGSLLVEFGILSRLTGDSTFESVARQAVRALWKLRNSETGLLGNIVNIQTGHWVGKQSGLGAGMDSFYEYLLKSYILFGEKEDYAMFQAAYESIQNHLRRGRESCNEGEGDPPLYVNVNMMSGEIMNTWIDSLQAFFPGLQVLNGDVENAICLHAFYYAIWKRFGALPERYNWQRQAPDVLFYPLRPELVESTYLLYQATKNPFYLHVGMDILQSLEKNTKVRCGYATLHHVVHKSKEDRMESFFLSETCKYLYLLFDEDNPLHKLGNKYIFTTEGHVMPVDKRFREKRRGAKCPREDDVPPQTERIEQPSRNSSNCIRIPEARRYTLPLKSVYMRQIDQMVGLL
- the arl8ba gene encoding ADP-ribosylation factor-like protein 8B-A translates to MLALINRLLDWFKSLFWKEEMELTLVGLQYSGKTTFVNVIASGHFSEDMIPTVGFNMRKVTKGNVTIKIWDIGGQPRFRSMWERYCRGVNAIVYMVDAADRDKVEASRNELHNLLDKSQLQGIPVLVLGNKRDLPTALDEKQLIEKMNLSAIQDREICCYSVSCKEKDNIDITLQWLIQHSKSRRS